The following coding sequences lie in one Oncorhynchus nerka isolate Pitt River linkage group LG14, Oner_Uvic_2.0, whole genome shotgun sequence genomic window:
- the LOC115117630 gene encoding uncharacterized protein LOC115117630 isoform X2, translating to MQSMHTHYFQRKMKDVIILSLLGILGMGRCSKDELVNVALRGKAAQSSTSYGGTAKRAIDGIWNPTYEYDSCSHTSGETSPWWRVDLLETYQVTSVTITNRDTLAERINGAEIRIGNSLENDGNSNPRCALISSIPAGGSTTFQCHGMQGQYVNVFLRGYMQYLTLCEVEVNAHPAPIEMGPTQASELNLIVPVTDNVALKKTTRQSSQYSYMGGSNNAVDGRRLSMYKDKSCSRTKSQVNPWWRVDLQRAYNVTSITVTNIEDVDPEMIDGAEIHIGNSLQNNGNSNPLCAVISSYPAWEVMTFQCSGIEGRYVNVFLPGCNKHLSLCEVEVNVGSRPGEEQTLYDMDEHLSSDRRVQDMKRGQDILCPDHKTRYENAATGGIASQSSQWDMFGDANNAIDLSWTNRYLEGSCSHTKAEVDPWWRVDLSKTHNVTDVTITNRGDCCSDRISGAEIHVGDSLFNNGNSNPLCARIPYIPAGQSRTFPCGGISGRYVNILLPGKEKYLTLCEVEVQASTFQAGLPSTAPETAVTAPNLNLAWLWDLLISLGRPAIRKENLVSGGIEVHSFQYDSHGAASNATDRKRNPLYPAGSCSHTEAETNPWWRVDLLDTYQVTFVTITNRGDCCLHKINGAEIRIGNSLENNGTTNPLCAVISEMREGQPMDIPCNMEGHYVTIVLPGREKYLALCEVEVYGGK from the exons AGATGAATTAG TGAATGTTGCTCTGAGGGGCAAAGCAGCCCAATCCTCCACATCCTATGGAGGCACTGCAAAAAGAGCCATTGATGGAATTTGGAACCCAACTTACGAATATGACTCCTGCAGCCACACTTCGGGAGAGACCAGCCCCTGGTGGAGGGTGGACCTGCTGGAGACCTACCAAGTCACCTCCGTCACCATCACCAACAGAGATACTTTAGCAGAGAGGATCAACGGGGCTGAGATCCGCATTGGAAATTCCCTGGAGAACGATGGCAACAGTAACCCCAG GTGTGCGTTGATATCCTCCATCCCCGCAGGGGGCTCCACCACATTTCAATGCCACGGGATGCAGGGCCAATACGTCAATGTGTTCCTCAGAGGATACATGCAATATCTGACCCTGTGTGAGGTGGAGGTGAATGCTCATCCTGCTCCTATTG AAATGGGACCAACTCAAGCTTCAGAACTCAACTTAATTGTTCCTGTTACAG ACAATGTTGCCTTAAAGAAAACGACTCGCCAATCCTCCCAGTACTCCTACATGGGGGGCTCTAACAATGCTGTGGATGGAAGACGCCTCTCCATGTACAAAGACAAATCCTGCAGCCGCACCAAGTCCCAGGTCAACCCATGGTGGAGGGTGGACTTGCAGCGAGCTTACAACGTCACCTCCATAACAGTCACAAACATTGAAGACGTTGATCCAGAGATGATCGATGGTGCTGAAATCCACATTGGAAACTCGCTGCAGAATAATGGCAACAGCAATCCATT GTGCGCTGTGATCTCCTCATATCCCGCGTGGGAGGTCATGACCTTTCAGTGCAGTGGGATCGAGGGTCGCTATGTGAATGTTTTCTTGCCTGGATGCAATAAACACCTGTCACTGTGTGAGGTGGAGGTGAATGTGGGCAGCCGTCCTGGTGAGGAGCAGACATTATATG ATATGGATGAACATCTTTCCTCTG ACAGGAGGGTGCAAGATATGAAGAGAGGGCAAGACATTCTATGCCCAGACCATAAGACTCGATATG AGAATGCAGCCACTGGCGGGATAGCCAGTCAGTCGTCGCAGTGGGACATGTTTGGAGATGCCAACAATGCCATTGACCTGAGCTGGACCAACCGGTACCTGGAGGGGTCCTGCAGCCACACGAAAGCAGAGGTCGACCCCTGGTGGCGGGTGGACCTGAGCAAGACCCACAACGTCACCGACGTCACCATTACCAACAGAGGGGACTGctgctcagacaggatcagtggAGCAGAGATCCACGTTGGGGACTCGCTGTTCAACAACGGCAATAGCAACCCACT GTGTGCCAGGATTCCATACATCCCTGCTGGGCAAAGCAGGACATTTCCGTGCGGTGGGATATCGGGGCGCTATGTCAACATTCTCCTTCCAGGAAAAGAGAAGTACTTGACTTTGTGTGAGGTGGAAGTGCAAGCAAGCACCTTTCAGGCAG GCCTGCCTTCAACTGCCCCTGAGACAGCTGTTACAGCTCCAAACCTAAACCTGGCCTGGTTGTGGGATCTTCTGATATCCCTCGGAAGGCCTGCTATTCGGAAAG AGAATCTAGTCTCCGGTGGAATAGAGGTCCATTCCTTCCAGTATGACAGCCACGGTGCTGCCAGCAATGCCACCGACAGGAAGCGTAACCCACTGTACCCTGCTGGCTCCTGCAGCCACACGGAGGCAGAGACCAACCCCTGGTGGAGAGTGGACCTTTTGGACACATACCAAGTCACCTTTGTCACCATCACCAACAGAGGGGACTGCTGTCTCCACAAGATCAACGGGGCTGAGATCCGCATTGGAAACTCCCTGGAGAACAACGGCACGACCAATCCACT GTGTGCTGTGATCTCCGAGATGAGAGAAGGGCAGCCAATGGATATTCCATGTAACATGGAGGGCCACTATGTCACTATCGTTCTCCCAGGCAGAGAGAAGTACCTGGCACTGTGCGAGGTAGAGGTGTATGGGGGAAAGTGA
- the LOC115117630 gene encoding uncharacterized protein LOC115117630 isoform X4, whose translation MKDVIILSLLGILGMGRCSKDELVNVALRGKAAQSSTSYGGTAKRAIDGIWNPTYEYDSCSHTSGETSPWWRVDLLETYQVTSVTITNRDTLAERINGAEIRIGNSLENDGNSNPRCALISSIPAGGSTTFQCHGMQGQYVNVFLRGYMQYLTLCEVEVNAHPAPIEEMGPTQASELNLIVPVTDNVALKKTTRQSSQYSYMGGSNNAVDGRRLSMYKDKSCSRTKSQVNPWWRVDLQRAYNVTSITVTNIEDVDPEMIDGAEIHIGNSLQNNGNSNPLCAVISSYPAWEVMTFQCSGIEGRYVNVFLPGCNKHLSLCEVEVNVGSRPGEEQTLYDMDEHLSSDRRVQDMKRGQDILCPDHKTRYENAATGGIASQSSQWDMFGDANNAIDLSWTNRYLEGSCSHTKAEVDPWWRVDLSKTHNVTDVTITNRGDCCSDRISGAEIHVGDSLFNNGNSNPLCARIPYIPAGQSRTFPCGGISGRYVNILLPGKEKYLTLCEVEVQASTFQAGLPSTAPETAVTAPNLNLAWLWDLLISLGRPAIRKENLVSGGIEVHSFQYDSHGAASNATDRKRNPLYPAGSCSHTEAETNPWWRVDLLDTYQVTFVTITNRGDCCLHKINGAEIRIGNSLENNGTTNPLCAVISEMREGQPMDIPCNMEGHYVTIVLPGREKYLALCEVEVYGGK comes from the exons AGATGAATTAG TGAATGTTGCTCTGAGGGGCAAAGCAGCCCAATCCTCCACATCCTATGGAGGCACTGCAAAAAGAGCCATTGATGGAATTTGGAACCCAACTTACGAATATGACTCCTGCAGCCACACTTCGGGAGAGACCAGCCCCTGGTGGAGGGTGGACCTGCTGGAGACCTACCAAGTCACCTCCGTCACCATCACCAACAGAGATACTTTAGCAGAGAGGATCAACGGGGCTGAGATCCGCATTGGAAATTCCCTGGAGAACGATGGCAACAGTAACCCCAG GTGTGCGTTGATATCCTCCATCCCCGCAGGGGGCTCCACCACATTTCAATGCCACGGGATGCAGGGCCAATACGTCAATGTGTTCCTCAGAGGATACATGCAATATCTGACCCTGTGTGAGGTGGAGGTGAATGCTCATCCTGCTCCTATTG AAGAAATGGGACCAACTCAAGCTTCAGAACTCAACTTAATTGTTCCTGTTACAG ACAATGTTGCCTTAAAGAAAACGACTCGCCAATCCTCCCAGTACTCCTACATGGGGGGCTCTAACAATGCTGTGGATGGAAGACGCCTCTCCATGTACAAAGACAAATCCTGCAGCCGCACCAAGTCCCAGGTCAACCCATGGTGGAGGGTGGACTTGCAGCGAGCTTACAACGTCACCTCCATAACAGTCACAAACATTGAAGACGTTGATCCAGAGATGATCGATGGTGCTGAAATCCACATTGGAAACTCGCTGCAGAATAATGGCAACAGCAATCCATT GTGCGCTGTGATCTCCTCATATCCCGCGTGGGAGGTCATGACCTTTCAGTGCAGTGGGATCGAGGGTCGCTATGTGAATGTTTTCTTGCCTGGATGCAATAAACACCTGTCACTGTGTGAGGTGGAGGTGAATGTGGGCAGCCGTCCTGGTGAGGAGCAGACATTATATG ATATGGATGAACATCTTTCCTCTG ACAGGAGGGTGCAAGATATGAAGAGAGGGCAAGACATTCTATGCCCAGACCATAAGACTCGATATG AGAATGCAGCCACTGGCGGGATAGCCAGTCAGTCGTCGCAGTGGGACATGTTTGGAGATGCCAACAATGCCATTGACCTGAGCTGGACCAACCGGTACCTGGAGGGGTCCTGCAGCCACACGAAAGCAGAGGTCGACCCCTGGTGGCGGGTGGACCTGAGCAAGACCCACAACGTCACCGACGTCACCATTACCAACAGAGGGGACTGctgctcagacaggatcagtggAGCAGAGATCCACGTTGGGGACTCGCTGTTCAACAACGGCAATAGCAACCCACT GTGTGCCAGGATTCCATACATCCCTGCTGGGCAAAGCAGGACATTTCCGTGCGGTGGGATATCGGGGCGCTATGTCAACATTCTCCTTCCAGGAAAAGAGAAGTACTTGACTTTGTGTGAGGTGGAAGTGCAAGCAAGCACCTTTCAGGCAG GCCTGCCTTCAACTGCCCCTGAGACAGCTGTTACAGCTCCAAACCTAAACCTGGCCTGGTTGTGGGATCTTCTGATATCCCTCGGAAGGCCTGCTATTCGGAAAG AGAATCTAGTCTCCGGTGGAATAGAGGTCCATTCCTTCCAGTATGACAGCCACGGTGCTGCCAGCAATGCCACCGACAGGAAGCGTAACCCACTGTACCCTGCTGGCTCCTGCAGCCACACGGAGGCAGAGACCAACCCCTGGTGGAGAGTGGACCTTTTGGACACATACCAAGTCACCTTTGTCACCATCACCAACAGAGGGGACTGCTGTCTCCACAAGATCAACGGGGCTGAGATCCGCATTGGAAACTCCCTGGAGAACAACGGCACGACCAATCCACT GTGTGCTGTGATCTCCGAGATGAGAGAAGGGCAGCCAATGGATATTCCATGTAACATGGAGGGCCACTATGTCACTATCGTTCTCCCAGGCAGAGAGAAGTACCTGGCACTGTGCGAGGTAGAGGTGTATGGGGGAAAGTGA
- the LOC115117630 gene encoding uncharacterized protein LOC115117630 isoform X3, protein MQSMHTHYFQRKMKDVIILSLLGILGMGRCSKDELVNVALRGKAAQSSTSYGGTAKRAIDGIWNPTYEYDSCSHTSGETSPWWRVDLLETYQVTSVTITNRDTLAERINGAEIRIGNSLENDGNSNPRCALISSIPAGGSTTFQCHGMQGQYVNVFLRGYMQYLTLCEVEVNAHPAPIEEMGPTQASELNLIVPVTDNVALKKTTRQSSQYSYMGGSNNAVDGRRLSMYKDKSCSRTKSQVNPWWRVDLQRAYNVTSITVTNIEDVDPEMIDGAEIHIGNSLQNNGNSNPLCAVISSYPAWEVMTFQCSGIEGRYVNVFLPGCNKHLSLCEVEVNVGSRPDMDEHLSSDRRVQDMKRGQDILCPDHKTRYENAATGGIASQSSQWDMFGDANNAIDLSWTNRYLEGSCSHTKAEVDPWWRVDLSKTHNVTDVTITNRGDCCSDRISGAEIHVGDSLFNNGNSNPLCARIPYIPAGQSRTFPCGGISGRYVNILLPGKEKYLTLCEVEVQASTFQAGLPSTAPETAVTAPNLNLAWLWDLLISLGRPAIRKENLVSGGIEVHSFQYDSHGAASNATDRKRNPLYPAGSCSHTEAETNPWWRVDLLDTYQVTFVTITNRGDCCLHKINGAEIRIGNSLENNGTTNPLCAVISEMREGQPMDIPCNMEGHYVTIVLPGREKYLALCEVEVYGGK, encoded by the exons AGATGAATTAG TGAATGTTGCTCTGAGGGGCAAAGCAGCCCAATCCTCCACATCCTATGGAGGCACTGCAAAAAGAGCCATTGATGGAATTTGGAACCCAACTTACGAATATGACTCCTGCAGCCACACTTCGGGAGAGACCAGCCCCTGGTGGAGGGTGGACCTGCTGGAGACCTACCAAGTCACCTCCGTCACCATCACCAACAGAGATACTTTAGCAGAGAGGATCAACGGGGCTGAGATCCGCATTGGAAATTCCCTGGAGAACGATGGCAACAGTAACCCCAG GTGTGCGTTGATATCCTCCATCCCCGCAGGGGGCTCCACCACATTTCAATGCCACGGGATGCAGGGCCAATACGTCAATGTGTTCCTCAGAGGATACATGCAATATCTGACCCTGTGTGAGGTGGAGGTGAATGCTCATCCTGCTCCTATTG AAGAAATGGGACCAACTCAAGCTTCAGAACTCAACTTAATTGTTCCTGTTACAG ACAATGTTGCCTTAAAGAAAACGACTCGCCAATCCTCCCAGTACTCCTACATGGGGGGCTCTAACAATGCTGTGGATGGAAGACGCCTCTCCATGTACAAAGACAAATCCTGCAGCCGCACCAAGTCCCAGGTCAACCCATGGTGGAGGGTGGACTTGCAGCGAGCTTACAACGTCACCTCCATAACAGTCACAAACATTGAAGACGTTGATCCAGAGATGATCGATGGTGCTGAAATCCACATTGGAAACTCGCTGCAGAATAATGGCAACAGCAATCCATT GTGCGCTGTGATCTCCTCATATCCCGCGTGGGAGGTCATGACCTTTCAGTGCAGTGGGATCGAGGGTCGCTATGTGAATGTTTTCTTGCCTGGATGCAATAAACACCTGTCACTGTGTGAGGTGGAGGTGAATGTGGGCAGCCGTCCTG ATATGGATGAACATCTTTCCTCTG ACAGGAGGGTGCAAGATATGAAGAGAGGGCAAGACATTCTATGCCCAGACCATAAGACTCGATATG AGAATGCAGCCACTGGCGGGATAGCCAGTCAGTCGTCGCAGTGGGACATGTTTGGAGATGCCAACAATGCCATTGACCTGAGCTGGACCAACCGGTACCTGGAGGGGTCCTGCAGCCACACGAAAGCAGAGGTCGACCCCTGGTGGCGGGTGGACCTGAGCAAGACCCACAACGTCACCGACGTCACCATTACCAACAGAGGGGACTGctgctcagacaggatcagtggAGCAGAGATCCACGTTGGGGACTCGCTGTTCAACAACGGCAATAGCAACCCACT GTGTGCCAGGATTCCATACATCCCTGCTGGGCAAAGCAGGACATTTCCGTGCGGTGGGATATCGGGGCGCTATGTCAACATTCTCCTTCCAGGAAAAGAGAAGTACTTGACTTTGTGTGAGGTGGAAGTGCAAGCAAGCACCTTTCAGGCAG GCCTGCCTTCAACTGCCCCTGAGACAGCTGTTACAGCTCCAAACCTAAACCTGGCCTGGTTGTGGGATCTTCTGATATCCCTCGGAAGGCCTGCTATTCGGAAAG AGAATCTAGTCTCCGGTGGAATAGAGGTCCATTCCTTCCAGTATGACAGCCACGGTGCTGCCAGCAATGCCACCGACAGGAAGCGTAACCCACTGTACCCTGCTGGCTCCTGCAGCCACACGGAGGCAGAGACCAACCCCTGGTGGAGAGTGGACCTTTTGGACACATACCAAGTCACCTTTGTCACCATCACCAACAGAGGGGACTGCTGTCTCCACAAGATCAACGGGGCTGAGATCCGCATTGGAAACTCCCTGGAGAACAACGGCACGACCAATCCACT GTGTGCTGTGATCTCCGAGATGAGAGAAGGGCAGCCAATGGATATTCCATGTAACATGGAGGGCCACTATGTCACTATCGTTCTCCCAGGCAGAGAGAAGTACCTGGCACTGTGCGAGGTAGAGGTGTATGGGGGAAAGTGA
- the LOC115117630 gene encoding uncharacterized protein LOC115117630 isoform X1 — MQSMHTHYFQRKMKDVIILSLLGILGMGRCSKDELVNVALRGKAAQSSTSYGGTAKRAIDGIWNPTYEYDSCSHTSGETSPWWRVDLLETYQVTSVTITNRDTLAERINGAEIRIGNSLENDGNSNPRCALISSIPAGGSTTFQCHGMQGQYVNVFLRGYMQYLTLCEVEVNAHPAPIEEMGPTQASELNLIVPVTDNVALKKTTRQSSQYSYMGGSNNAVDGRRLSMYKDKSCSRTKSQVNPWWRVDLQRAYNVTSITVTNIEDVDPEMIDGAEIHIGNSLQNNGNSNPLCAVISSYPAWEVMTFQCSGIEGRYVNVFLPGCNKHLSLCEVEVNVGSRPGEEQTLYDMDEHLSSDRRVQDMKRGQDILCPDHKTRYENAATGGIASQSSQWDMFGDANNAIDLSWTNRYLEGSCSHTKAEVDPWWRVDLSKTHNVTDVTITNRGDCCSDRISGAEIHVGDSLFNNGNSNPLCARIPYIPAGQSRTFPCGGISGRYVNILLPGKEKYLTLCEVEVQASTFQAGLPSTAPETAVTAPNLNLAWLWDLLISLGRPAIRKENLVSGGIEVHSFQYDSHGAASNATDRKRNPLYPAGSCSHTEAETNPWWRVDLLDTYQVTFVTITNRGDCCLHKINGAEIRIGNSLENNGTTNPLCAVISEMREGQPMDIPCNMEGHYVTIVLPGREKYLALCEVEVYGGK, encoded by the exons AGATGAATTAG TGAATGTTGCTCTGAGGGGCAAAGCAGCCCAATCCTCCACATCCTATGGAGGCACTGCAAAAAGAGCCATTGATGGAATTTGGAACCCAACTTACGAATATGACTCCTGCAGCCACACTTCGGGAGAGACCAGCCCCTGGTGGAGGGTGGACCTGCTGGAGACCTACCAAGTCACCTCCGTCACCATCACCAACAGAGATACTTTAGCAGAGAGGATCAACGGGGCTGAGATCCGCATTGGAAATTCCCTGGAGAACGATGGCAACAGTAACCCCAG GTGTGCGTTGATATCCTCCATCCCCGCAGGGGGCTCCACCACATTTCAATGCCACGGGATGCAGGGCCAATACGTCAATGTGTTCCTCAGAGGATACATGCAATATCTGACCCTGTGTGAGGTGGAGGTGAATGCTCATCCTGCTCCTATTG AAGAAATGGGACCAACTCAAGCTTCAGAACTCAACTTAATTGTTCCTGTTACAG ACAATGTTGCCTTAAAGAAAACGACTCGCCAATCCTCCCAGTACTCCTACATGGGGGGCTCTAACAATGCTGTGGATGGAAGACGCCTCTCCATGTACAAAGACAAATCCTGCAGCCGCACCAAGTCCCAGGTCAACCCATGGTGGAGGGTGGACTTGCAGCGAGCTTACAACGTCACCTCCATAACAGTCACAAACATTGAAGACGTTGATCCAGAGATGATCGATGGTGCTGAAATCCACATTGGAAACTCGCTGCAGAATAATGGCAACAGCAATCCATT GTGCGCTGTGATCTCCTCATATCCCGCGTGGGAGGTCATGACCTTTCAGTGCAGTGGGATCGAGGGTCGCTATGTGAATGTTTTCTTGCCTGGATGCAATAAACACCTGTCACTGTGTGAGGTGGAGGTGAATGTGGGCAGCCGTCCTGGTGAGGAGCAGACATTATATG ATATGGATGAACATCTTTCCTCTG ACAGGAGGGTGCAAGATATGAAGAGAGGGCAAGACATTCTATGCCCAGACCATAAGACTCGATATG AGAATGCAGCCACTGGCGGGATAGCCAGTCAGTCGTCGCAGTGGGACATGTTTGGAGATGCCAACAATGCCATTGACCTGAGCTGGACCAACCGGTACCTGGAGGGGTCCTGCAGCCACACGAAAGCAGAGGTCGACCCCTGGTGGCGGGTGGACCTGAGCAAGACCCACAACGTCACCGACGTCACCATTACCAACAGAGGGGACTGctgctcagacaggatcagtggAGCAGAGATCCACGTTGGGGACTCGCTGTTCAACAACGGCAATAGCAACCCACT GTGTGCCAGGATTCCATACATCCCTGCTGGGCAAAGCAGGACATTTCCGTGCGGTGGGATATCGGGGCGCTATGTCAACATTCTCCTTCCAGGAAAAGAGAAGTACTTGACTTTGTGTGAGGTGGAAGTGCAAGCAAGCACCTTTCAGGCAG GCCTGCCTTCAACTGCCCCTGAGACAGCTGTTACAGCTCCAAACCTAAACCTGGCCTGGTTGTGGGATCTTCTGATATCCCTCGGAAGGCCTGCTATTCGGAAAG AGAATCTAGTCTCCGGTGGAATAGAGGTCCATTCCTTCCAGTATGACAGCCACGGTGCTGCCAGCAATGCCACCGACAGGAAGCGTAACCCACTGTACCCTGCTGGCTCCTGCAGCCACACGGAGGCAGAGACCAACCCCTGGTGGAGAGTGGACCTTTTGGACACATACCAAGTCACCTTTGTCACCATCACCAACAGAGGGGACTGCTGTCTCCACAAGATCAACGGGGCTGAGATCCGCATTGGAAACTCCCTGGAGAACAACGGCACGACCAATCCACT GTGTGCTGTGATCTCCGAGATGAGAGAAGGGCAGCCAATGGATATTCCATGTAACATGGAGGGCCACTATGTCACTATCGTTCTCCCAGGCAGAGAGAAGTACCTGGCACTGTGCGAGGTAGAGGTGTATGGGGGAAAGTGA